One Microplitis demolitor isolate Queensland-Clemson2020A chromosome 2, iyMicDemo2.1a, whole genome shotgun sequence DNA segment encodes these proteins:
- the LOC103580269 gene encoding uncharacterized protein LOC103580269 isoform X5: MKAHGPSSICLTFTIFLFLGGVLSRSVSDDRQVTDSIQDDDSIRQDDSQVSGNLNSNSNSDPQTEIGKSTIATGHDKDEGIRRFDANSDGNPNSNAEANANDDGKHSVERKLDSEDSFVRGDTKEADERVKREPDSVDSLSKRENVDIDATIGNEKLKGIAGDEDQRVHQTLELIPVKVDQVHLDDAVESEVNYARKSISIDGEEDEEDKKDGRSERSEKEKIKLDEIPSPDVQHWKEQAILLQEQLKNESYLSYLRESESDILPGVPKFTEGQLLDLLKKIAPKKLAPAENSYFDKADTSGLNTDQLEILRCAEGFVSENKRKNFADDMLECIRGLNILNCMRIFIWPIIVDNVPESITQRFPTFPLELTLSDWLPGDRETPKTIRATTGVPQQRLITPELVISNILKDALEGGNLKDYDKIPTYIDAQNDTLSKILSPGQMEILQMSEKFLPESARQDYSNRMYSCVTRFEYFSCIKFFAWPTIKQNFPALPEFPDYQNWYPASINVFPGYPLIPFPDSTSEDGSLPEVVDVDEFKNRRPRPEALIVHILKNTLDQQPRQQLLSSAIRLQDDNIKYMTKEQLASIQMAEQLIPVEHRAEFVNNNIECMRQFNYLTCLRYVTWPTVRKFKPTLPEWFPSFPFSLPALPSLPSIPGLPSWGVSETATESASISGGSSGSGTGGGGSGGSGSGGSNAGGVQVINGGGSSTSGSGSGQGSPEEVVIIIKPQGGGSGGSGGSNWGQGSGSQGGNQGGNVGTGGSSSSGSGGSGGGTWWGGSYPGSSGSYPGSGGSGGPISGIWGGGQGGSGSAGSSGGGGSASGGQGSSGTGGPISGIWGGQGGSGSAGGSGGGGSASGGQGSGGIGGPISGIWGGSGGSGGPISGIWGGGGNHHGSGGSGGSGGSGGSGGSHGGSWGIGGSNQGGQGGSGGTGGSSGSGGSHGGSWGIGGSNQGGQGGSGGTEGSSGSGGSHGGSWGIGGSNQGGQGGSGGTGGSSGSGGSHGGSWGIGGSNQGGQGGSGGTGGSSGSGGSHGGSWGIGGSNQGGQGGSGGTGGSSGSGGSHGGSWGIGGSNQGGQGGTGGSSGSGGSWGIGGSNQGGQGGSGGTVGSSGSGGSHGGSWGIGGSNQGGQGGSSGVGGSDGSGGSHGGSWGIGGGNQGSHGGSGSTSGSGGGSASGGQGSGSNQGGGVTIIVTKPGSGGSSGSTEPSPGSVAPGSNWESGNHWQAGGIWGSGSNNQGSQGGSSGSQGSGGSQGSQGGSIGIGGSGSQGSGGSQGSHGGGSGSQGSQGGGIGIGGSGIQGSGGSQGSHGGGSGSQGSGDNQGSQGGSIGIGGSGIQGSGGSHGSQGGSSGSQGSGDNQGSQGGGIGIGGSGIQGSGGSQGSHGGGSGSQGSGDNQGSQGGSIGIGGSGMQGSGGSQGSQGGSIGIGGSGSQVSGGSQESSGSGSSGSEGSQGSSGGIDGSGSGSQGSGSSGSGSDQGSSSGGSIGAGGSAGTDGGNSESGSDQGSTGGSEQGGSEGECTCCPTGNTDSLYNKGIEPKIIDILHTLRYSMITTPVHHRPFIADRQLMSHTRLTNEQLTILELAESMVPFTTRRDLISRSLGCLQGGADFMVCTRNVIWPFLQLYIDSLPDFPANSDAFKTTGATNKYKFQFAPEKRRPFEWMNNRPATTRRVSSTHGNYGLLRYPNIQIAARTPLHSGISAKSDDQPIISVTGARFVPLYSEYPEGVILNILNMLVKSSSSAESQVSKSKVTEFPELVTPLNKQQEHILRVSESLLPEKARASFFEDMATCMRTNDFIICSREIMWPLLIQYFPDMPSFPTFQRIVNSGASAAEYLQPIADNSAPISETNIKTDQTGDAMITFTDTQFVPISESPEEVISKVLKTMEPLNKQPSAFSSIAKSPAFISQFTKPQADVLVIAENLLPSTFRETFIVRMNDCMRGSSFLDCMREISWPTIGQFYPRLPNFPNFGTGVNLPAEKPEQSALLPPHVEPNYAEQVPARIEFLPLPQYQSNYFQSYGLNPFSPEYLGLQQQSSNYPSAITSTVGSTLTPAVAGQPTKILLHISQGAKNLSRVRRNIPTNDNDKDNTENINKLDGPNLNLTETDFIELLAKILKQYPEPAETDGSFVDTLNSTVKNALTADQLTILKMTEQLSLQNTRGLMGQVFNCIIGLSFIRCLGIFMMPVIMNMLPSLGLGLPFGRSNDNDQVLGMSKKDAEAELLEGKESIESVLLNWYKSLTEEKFSSSFGFLEFQGYGNGQIGIKFNGFRQARVRIKDHKTLPSILTIISDIMEDVLDPKPDNPKLKNKKQKSIKLNSYEDLNESPRSSDDKIIQMFLERLKANSTNSDTDSVDDQKQYLTIEDAYRAFEVLLGTRFKARASNDQDTYQSNNNYADEELKVVPLESFQELGGKTKAKEDKSQLMVKLPQLNENMELARKLTNTVTDLSRRMKNNMMQMAPGVGVAVSFLLQMALAHARAAASVAEVISNMALGSAMFTFMRQTWFAPSPQPKVHYVHNHEPSEAGISWSRSF; encoded by the exons ATGAAAGCACACGGTCCTTCGAGTATTTGTTtaacttttactatttttttattccttggTGGTGTTTTGTCGAGAAGTGTCAGCGATGATCGGCAAGTGACTGACAGTATTCAAGATGACGACTCAATTCGACAAGATGATTCGCAAGTAAGTGGGAACCTCAATTCGAATTCAAATTCGGATCCACAAACGGAAATCGGTAAGTCAACTATTGCTACGGGTCATGATAAAGACGAGGGGATTAGGAGATTTGATGCTAATTCCGACGGTAATCCTAATTCTAATGCCGAAGCTAATGCTAATGACGACGGTAAGCACTCGGTTGAACGTAAGTTAGATTCGGAGGATAGTTTTGTTAGAGGGGATACTAAAGAAGCCGATGAACGGGTCAAGCGTGAGCCAGATTCGGTAGACAGTCTTAGTAAGAGAGAGAATGTTGACATTGACGCAACGATTGgcaatgaaaaattgaaaggaATCGCGGGCGATGAAGATCAGAGGGTTCACCAAACTCTGGAGTTAATTCCTGTCAAGGTGGACCAGGTCCACTTGGACGATGCTGTAGAATCGGAAGTTAATTATGCGAGAAAATCAATTTCTATTGACGGAGAAGAGGACGAGGAAGATAAAAAAGACGGACGTAGTGAAAGGagcgagaaagaaaaaataaaacttgacgAAATTCCCTCGCCGGATGTGCAACATTGGAAAGAGCAAGCGATTCTTTTGCAGGAACAGTTGAAAAATGAGAGCTACTTGTCGTATCTCAGGGAATCGGAGTCGGATATTCTGCCCGGGGTTCCCAAGTTCACGGAAGGTCAGCTGTTGGATTTGCTGAAGAAAATCGCCCCGAAAAAGCTTGCGCCTGCGgaaaattcttattttgaCAAAGCTGACACTTCGGGACTGAATACAGATCAGCTGGAGATATTGAGATGCGCGGAAGGCTTCGTTTCGGAGAACAAACGTAAGAACTTTGCTGATGACATGCTTGAATGTATCCGGGGTCTGAATATTCTCAATTGCATGAGGATTTTTATTTGGCCGATTATTGTTGACAATGTGCCTGAGTCAATAACCCAAAGGTTTCCGACTTTCCCTTTGGAGTTGACACTGTCGGATTGGCTGCCAGGTGATCGCGAGACACCGAAAACAATCCGGGCTACGACGGGAGTTCCCCAGCAGAGGCTGATAACTCCAGAGTTGGTAATTTCTAACATCCTGAAGGATGCGCTAGAAGGTGGCAATTTAAAGGACTACGACAAAATCCCGACTTATATTGACGCACAAAACGACACCCTGTCGAAAATATTGAGCCCTGGTCAGATGGAGATCCTGCAGATGTCGGAGAAGTTCTTGCCCGAATCTGCGAGGCAGGACTACTCGAACCGAATGTACTCGTGTGTTACGAGGTTCGAGTACTTCAGCTGCATAAAGTTTTTCGCATGGCCTACCATCAAGCAAAACTTCCCGGCTCTGCCAGAATTCCCTGATTACCAGAACTGGTACCCAGCGAGTATCAACGTTTTTCCAGGCTACCCGTTGATTCCGTTCCCAGATTCCACGTCAGAAGATGGAAGCTTGCCAGAAGTCGTGGATGTTGATGAATTCAAAAACCGAAGACCCCGCCCTGAGGCGCTGATAGTTCATATACTGAAAAATACGTTGGATCAGCAACCGAGACAACAACTACTGTCGTCAGCAATACGTCTGCAGGATGACAATATCAAGTACATGACAAAGGAACAGCTGGCTTCGATACAGATGGCTGAGCAGCTTATTCCCGTTGAACATCGAGCGGAGTTCgttaacaataatattgaatGTATGAGacaattcaattatttgacTTGTCTCAGGTATGTAACTTGGCCGACTGTTAGGAAATTTAAACCAACTTTGCCGGAATGGTTTCCTTCATTTCCATTCTCTCTGCCGGCTTTGCCGAGTTTACCGAGTATTCCGGGTTTACCAAGCTGGGGCGTCAGTGAGACAGCGACAGAATCTGCAAGTATTTCGGGTGGTTCGTCAGGAAGTGGAACAGGGGGAGGAGGCAGTGGAGGCAGCGGTTCTGGCGGAAGTAATG CTGGAGGAGTCCAAGTCATCAATGGTGGCGGAAGCTCGACATCTGGTAGTGGATCTGGTCAGGGTTCTCCTGAGGAAGtcgttatcattattaagccACAGGGAGGAGGTTCAGGAGGTTCGGGTGGTAGCAATTGGGGACAGGGAAGTGGTAGCCAGGGAGGAAACCAAGGAGGAAATG tcgGTACTGGAGGATCTAGCAGTTCAGGTTCCGGAGGATCAGGTGGGGGTACCTGGTGGGGAGGAAGTTATCCAGGCTCATCAGGAAGTTATCCAGGAAgtg gtgGTTCCGGAGGCCCTATTAGCGGCATTTGGGGTGGAGGTCAAGGAGGATCTG GCAGCGCAGGTAGTTCTGGAGGAGGTGGTTCAGCTTCAGGTGGACAAGGCTCCAGTGGTACTGGAGGGCCCATAAGCGGTATTTGGGGAGGTCAAGGAGGTTCTG GCAGCGCAGGTGGTTCTGGAGGAGGTGGTTCAGCTTCAGGTGGGCAAGGCTCCGGTGGTATTGGAGGACCTATTAGCGGAATTTGGGGAGGTAGTG GTGGTTCCGGAGGACCAATCAGTGGCATCTGGGGAGGAGGTGGAAATCATCATGGAAGtg gtGGTAGCGGAGGATCTGGTGGATCAGGTGGTTCTGGAGGATCGCATGGTGGATCGTGGGGTATCGGAGGAAGTAATCAGGGAGGCCAAGGTGGaagtg GTGGCACTGGAGGCTCTAGTGGTTCCGGTGGATCACATGGTGGATCCTGGGGTATAGGAGGAAGCAATCAGGGAGGCCAAGGTGGaagtg GTGGCACTGAAGGCTCTAGTGGTTCCGGTGGATCACATGGTGGATCCTGGGGTATAGGAGGAAGCAATCAGGGAGGCCAAGGTGGaagtg GTGGCACTGGAGGCTCTAGTGGTTCTGGTGGATCACATGGTGGATCCTGGGGTATAGGAGGAAGCAATCAGGGAGGCCAAGGTGGaagtg GTGGAACTGGAGGCTCTAGTGGTTCTGGTGGATCACATGGTGGATCCTGGGGTATAGGAGGAAGCAATCAGGGAGGCCAAGGTGGaagtg GTGGCACTGGAGGCTCTAGTGGTTCCGGTGGATCGCATGGTGGATCCTGGGGTATAGGAGGAAGCAATCAGGGAGGCCAAG GTGGAACTGGAGGATCTAGTGGTTCCGGTGGATCCTGGGGTATAGGAGGAAGCAATCAGGGAGGCCAAGGTGGAAgcg GTGGCACTGTAGGCTCTAGTGGTTCCGGTGGATCGCATGGTGGATCCTGGGGCATAGGAGGAAGCAATCAGGGAGGCCAAGGAGGAAGca GTGGCGTTGGAGGCTCAGATGGTTCTGGAGGATCACATGGTGGATCCTGGGGTATCGGAGGTGGTAATCAAGGAAGCCATGGAGGAAgtg GTAGTACAAGTGGTTCTGGAGGTGGTTCAGCCTCAGGTGGGCAAGGCTCTGGCAGCAATCAAGGCGGTGGTGTTACAATTATTGTTACTAAACCAGGCTCAGGGGGAAGTTCAGGATCAACTGAGCCAAGTCCTGGTTCCGTTGCACCTGGCAGCAATTGGGAATCTGGAAATCATTGGCAAGCTGGGGGAATTTGGGGATCTGGTAGCAATAATCAAGGCTCTCAAGGTGGAAGCTCAGGAAGTCAAGGATCTGGGGGTAGTCAAGGCTCTCAAGGTGGAAGCATAGGAATTGGTGGATCAGGAAGTCAAGGATCTGGAGGTAGTCAAGGTTCTCATGGAGGAGGCTCGGGAAGTCAAGGATCTCAGGGCGGAGGCATAGGAATTGGTGGTTCAGGAATTCAAGGATCTGGAGGAAGTCAAGGTTCTCATGGTGGAGGCTCAGGAAGTCAAGGTTCTGGAGATAATCAAGGCTCTCAAGGTGGAAGCATAGGAATTGGTGGTTCAGGAATTCAAGGATCTGGAGGTAGTCATGGTTCTCAGGGTGGAAGCTCGGGAAGTCAAGGATCTGGAGATAATCAAGGCTCTCAGGGCGGAGGCATAGGAATTGGTGGTTCAGGAATTCAAGGATCTGGCGGTAGTCAAGGTTCTCATGGTGGAGGCTCGGGAAGTCAAGGTTCTGGAGATAATCAAGGCTCTCAAGGTGGAAGCATAGGAATTGGTGGTTCAGGAATGCAAGGATCTGGAGGTAGTCAAGGTTCTCAGGGTGGAAGTATAGGAATTGGTGGTTCAGGAAGTCAAGTATCTGGAGGTAGTCAAGAATCCAGTGGTTCAGGATCAAGTGGTTCCGAAGGTAGTCAAGGATCAAGCGGAGGTATTGACGGTAGTGGTTCTGGCAGTCAAGGATCTGGATCAAGTGGCTCTGGCAGCGATCAAGGATCATCGAGTGGTGGAAGCATAGGTGCTGGTGGTTCGGCAGGAACTG ATGGTGGTAATAGCGAAAGTGGTTCTGATCAAGGCTCTACCGGAGGAAGTGAGCAGGGTGGATCTGAAGGTGAATGCACATGTTGCCCAACTGGAAacacagattctctgtataacaaAGGAATTGAACCGAAAATCATTGACATCCTCCACACTCTACGTTACTCAATGATAACTACTCCAGTCCACCATCGTCCATTCATCGCCGATCGGCAGCTTATGTCTCACACACGTCTCACCAACGAACAACTGACCATTTTAGAACTCGCCGAAAGTATGGTTCCATTCACAACACGACGTGATTTGATTTCCCGATCGCTAGGATGCCTTCAAGGTGGAGCAGATTTCATGGTCTGTACCAGAAATGTAATCTGGCCTTTCCTACAACTTTACATCGACAGCCTTCCGGACTTTCCCGCGAACAGCGATGCGTTTAAAACTACCGGTGCcacaaataaatacaaattccAATTCGCGCCAGAAAAACGAAGACCATTTGAATGGATGAATAACCGACCGGCTACCACTCGTCGCGTTTCTTCTACCCACGGCAACTATGGATTACTAAGATACCCTAATATACAAATAGCCGCACGAACGCCTTTACATTCAGGAATTTCTGCTAAATCCGATGACCAACCAATCATTTCAGTAACCGGTGCAAGATTCGTTCCACTTTATTCAGAATATCCCGAAGGAGTAATTTTGAACATCCTCAACATGTTAGTGAAATCCTCATCGTCTGCGGAATCCCAAGTATCCAAAAGCAAAGTAACTGAATTTCCTGAACTGGTAACTCCCCTAAATAAGCAGCAAGAACACATTTTAAGAGTAAGCGAAAGCTTGCTTCCGGAAAAGGCTCGAGCCAGTTTCTTCGAAGACATGGCGACGTGCATGCGCACCAACGATTTCATCATCTGTTCTCGGGAAATAATGTGGCCGCTTTTGATTCAGTACTTCCCAGACATGCCAAGTTTTCCAACATTTCAACGAATCGTCAATTCCGGAGCCTCGGCTGCAGAATATCTCCAACCAATAGCAGATAACTCGGCGCCCATTTCGGAAACGAATATAAAAACTGATCAGACTGGTGACGCGATGATCACATTCACGGACACCCAATTCGTCCCGATAAGCGAAAGTCCAGAGGAAGTGATTTCGAAAGTTTTGAAAACTATGGAACCGTTAAATAAACAACCGTCAGCATTTTCGTCTATTGCCAAATCACCAGCATTCATTTCGCAGTTCACGAAACCTCAAGCTGATGTTCTTGTGATTGCAGAAAATTTACTGCCATCGACATTCCGCGAGACATTTATTGTCCGGATGAATGATTGCATGCGTGGCAGCAGTTTTCTGGATTGTATGAGAGAAATCTCTTGGCCTACGATAGGACAATTTTATCCAAGGCTACCAAATTTCCCAAATTTCGGGACTGGAGTCAACTTGCCAGCAGAGAAACCCGAACAGTCGGCTCTACTTCCACCGCACGTGGAACCAAATTACGCTGAACAAGTTCCAGCACGGATTGAATTCCTACCACTGCCACAGTATCAGTCCAATTACTTCCAATCCTATGGATTAAATCCATTCAGCCCAGAGTATTTAGGCTTGCAGCAGCAAAGCAGCAATTATCCATCAGCCATAACTTCGACCGTAG GGTCAACATTAACACCAGCCGTTGCCGGCCAACCAACTAAAATTCTTCTACACATATCACAAGGTGCTAAAAATTTATCGCGTGTGCGCAGAAATATCCCAactaatgataatgataaagataATACTGAAAACATTAACAAATTGGATGGgccaaacttaaatttaacagaGACCGACTTTATAGAGCTTCTTGCCAAAATCCTTAAACAATATCCTGAGCCCGCGGAAACTGATGGCTCGTTTGTCGACACCCTCAACTCAACTGTAAAGAACGCATTGACTGCTGATCAATtgacaattttgaaaatgactGAGCAACTGAGTCTCCAAAACACCAGGGGACTTATGGGCCAAGTGTTTAACTGCATAATAGGTCTCAGCTTCATAAGATGTTTGGGAATTTTCATGATGCCTGTTATCATGAACATGCTGCCTTCGCTGGGTCTCGGGTTGCCTTTCGGCCGTTCCAATGACAACGACCAAGTCCTGGGAATGTCTAAAAAAGACGCCGAAGCCGAACTGCTCGAAGGAAAGGAATCCATTGAAAGCGTTCTGCTCAACTGGTACAAGAGTCTTACTGAAGAAAAGTTTTCGTCGTCTTTCGGATTCCTTGAGTTCCAAGGCTACGGAAATGGTCAAATTGGCATTAAATTCAACGGATTCAGGCAGGCACGAGTCAGGATCAAGGACCACAAGACTCTGCCAAGTATATTGACAATCATCAGCGACATTATGGAGGACGTGCTGGATCCAAAACCTGACAATCCCAAGCTTAagaacaaaaaacaaaaaagcaTAAAATTGAATTCTTATGAAGATCTAAATGAGTCTCCAAGAAGCAGCGACGACAAAATAATCCAGATGTTTTTGGAAAGATTGAAAGCCAACTCGACAAACAGCGACACTGACTCCGTTGATGATCAGAAGCAATACCTGACTATAGAAGATGCCTATCGCGCATTCGAAGTTCTTCTGGGCACGAGATTCAAAGCACGGGCTTCTAATGACCAGGACACTTATCAATCGAACAACAACTACGCTGACGAGGAACTGAAAGTAGTTCCTCTGGAAAGCTTTCAGGAATTGGGCGGAAAAACCAAAGCCAAGGAAGACAAGTCGCAATTAATGGTCAAGCTGCCTCAGTTGAACGAAAACATGGAGTTGGCTCGAAAACTGACCAATACGGTGACGGATTTATCAAGACGCATGAAGAACAACATGATGCAAATGGCCCCAGGTGTTGGGGTAGCAGTCAGCTTTCTTCTGCAAATGGCCTTAGCTCACGCCCGTGCTGCAGCATCAGTAGCAGAAGTGATCAGCAACATGGCGTTGGGTTCTGCGATGTTCACTTTCATGCGGCAGACCTGGTTTGCGCCCAGTCCACAACCGAAAGTTCACTACGTCCACAACCACGAGCCATCTGAAGCGGGAATAAGTTGGTCAAGAAGTTTTTGA